A genome region from Triticum aestivum cultivar Chinese Spring chromosome 2B, IWGSC CS RefSeq v2.1, whole genome shotgun sequence includes the following:
- the LOC123041178 gene encoding ankyrin-1: MAAVEFGPHEKMTLDAELLQVLTAGDKVCMEEILSRQDHGAGHRRQQTAAQGHVAVNVHGAAPGRFLLGVASNGNTALHLVASRGHVELATLLCERAPSLAAARNKCLDTPLHCAARFGHADVAAVLLPRMRDGAAEEESALRARNQSGATALYEAVRHGRAGVVDLLMTEVPDLASVDGDEGVSPLYLAASTDSLQMVRALLRPSENGTPSPASFSGPEGRTALHAAAASSREMAEAILSWGPEGPTLLTRLDSSGSTPLHFAVLYGRLDVVVLFLDGHASLGLASISDGNGSFPLHIAAMVGRARIMEELIHRIPDCYEMVDGKGRNILHCAVEHCRVTVVRHICRNDMFSMLWNATDSGGNTPLHLAANHGYPKIVILLLETTSVEIGITNNDGTNCYGSCSPCNSTRPDILFPGSVFYGAQLSVVVGGTGYFRWSPPPLSS; the protein is encoded by the exons ATGGCGGCGGTAGAATTCGGCCCTCACGAGAAGATGACGCTCGACGCGGAGCTGCTGCAAGTGCTAACCGCCGGCGACAAGGTCTGCATGGAGGAGATACTGAGCAGACAAGACCATGGTGCCGGCCACCGCCGCCAGCAAACAGCCGCCCAGGGCCACGTCGCGGTAAACGTCCATGGCGCGGCACCGGGCCGCTTTCTTCTAGGCGTGGCGAGCAACGGGAACACGGCTTTGCACCTTGTCGCCAGCCGCGGTCACGTCGAGCTGGCGACGCTCCTCTGCGAGAGGGCGCCCTCGCTGGCCGCCGCGCGCAACAAGTGCCTCGACACGCCGCTGCACTGCGCGGCGAGGTTCGGGCACGCGGATGTGGCGGCTGTCCTCCTGCCGAGGATGCGGGacggcgcggcggaggaggagtcCGCGCTGCGCGCGAGGAACCAGTCGGGCGCAACCGCCTTGTACGAAGCCGTCCGGCACGGGCGTGCCGGTGTGGTGGATCTGCTCATGACGGAGGTTCCCGATCTGGCCTCCGTTGACGGCGACGAGGGTGTCTCGCCGCTCTACCTGGCGGCGTCGACTGACTCGCTCCAGATGGTCCGCGCGCTGCTACGCCCGTCAGAAAACGGAACACCCTCGCCGGCGTCGTTTTCTGGTCCGGAGGGACGGACTGCTTTGCATGCTGCGGCGGCTAGTAGCAGAG AAATGGCTGAAGCAATACTGAGCTGGGGGCCAGAAGGTCCAACGTTGCTAACCAGGCTTGATTCGTCAGGGAGCACGCCTCTCCATTTTGCAGTACTGTATGGACGGCTTGATGTAGTTGTGCTATTCCTTGATGGCCATGCTTCGCTCGGGCTGGCTAGCATTTCTGATGGCAACGGGTCATTTCCTCTGCACATTGCCGCTATGGTGGGACGAGCTAGAATCATGGAGGAGCTCATACACCGAATCCCTGACTGCTATGAGATGGTTGATGGTAAAGGAAGAAATATTCTGCACTGTGCTGTGGAGCATTGTCGGGTAACCGTGGTTCGCCATATTTGCCGGAATGACATGTTCTCGATGCTGTGGAATGCTACGGATTCTGGAGGGAACACTCCACTCCATCTGGCTGCCAATCATGGATATCCGAAGATTGTCATTTTACTACTGGAGACGACAAGTGTGGAGATAGGCATTACCAACAACGATGGGACTAACTGCTATGGATCTTGCTCACCGTGCAATAGCACCCGGCCGGATATACTATTTCCTG